Proteins found in one Pseudomonas mosselii genomic segment:
- a CDS encoding efflux RND transporter permease subunit translates to MKGSFNLSEWALKHQSFVWYLMFVGLLMGIFSYFNLGREEDPSFTIKTMVIQTRWPGATQDETLYQVTDRIEKKLEELDSLDYVKSYTRPGESTVYVYLRDTTKAKDIPQIWYQVRKKIQDIRGQFPAGIQGPGFNDEFGDVFGSIYAFTADGLTLRQLRDYVEVARAEVREVPNIGKVELIGTQDEVLYLNFSTRKLAALGIDQRQAMQALQQQNAVTPAGVIEAGPERISVRTTGQFASEKDLQTVNLRINDRFFRLADIADIERGYVDPPSPMFRFNGQTAIGLAIGMKAGANIEVFGAALKARMDSIVRDLPVGVGVHNVSDQAVVVKQAVGGFTSALFEAVVIVLAVSFVSLGIRAGLVVACSIPLVLAMVFVFMEYSDITMQRISLGALIIALGLLVDDAMITVEVMVTRLEMGETKEQAATFAYTSTAFPMLTGTLVTVAGFVPIGLNASSAGEYTYTLFAVIAVALLVSWVVAVFFAPVLGVHILSSSKLKPHEAEPGRVGRAFEGGLLWCMRHRWLTIIGTVLLFALSIFSMRFVQNQFFPSSDRPEILVDLNLPQNASIEETRKVVDRLEARIKDDPDLVHWSTYIGQGAIRFYLPLDQQLQNPYYAQLVIVSKGFEEREGMMQRLQKLLREEFVGIGTNVQSLEMGPPVGRPIQYRVSGKDIDQVRKHAIELATLLDSNEHIGEMIYDWNEPGKVLRIEIAQDKARQLGLSSEDVANVMNSIVSGVPVTQINDNIYLVNVVARAEDSERGSPDTLQNLQIVTPSGASIPLLAFATVRYEQEQPLVWRRDRKPTITIKASVVGDIQPTDLVAELKPSIEGFASQLPVGYEVATGGTVEESSKAQGPIADVIPLMLFLMATFLMIQLHSVQKLFLVVSVAPLGLIGVVLALVPTGTPMGFVAILGILALAGIIIRNSVILVTQIDEFEEQGYTPWDAVVEATNHRRRPILLTAAAASLGMIPIAREVFWGPMAYAMIGGIISATLLTLLFLPALYVAWYKIREPEDKTPRPH, encoded by the coding sequence ATGAAAGGAAGCTTCAACCTCTCGGAATGGGCGCTGAAGCACCAGTCCTTCGTCTGGTACCTGATGTTCGTTGGCCTGCTGATGGGGATCTTCTCCTACTTCAATCTCGGCCGTGAGGAAGATCCATCCTTCACCATCAAGACCATGGTCATCCAGACCCGCTGGCCCGGCGCCACCCAGGACGAGACCCTCTACCAGGTCACCGACCGCATCGAGAAGAAGCTCGAGGAACTGGACTCCCTCGACTACGTGAAAAGCTACACCCGTCCAGGGGAATCCACCGTCTACGTCTACCTGCGTGACACCACCAAGGCCAAGGACATTCCCCAGATCTGGTACCAGGTGCGCAAGAAGATCCAGGACATCCGCGGGCAGTTCCCCGCAGGCATCCAGGGCCCGGGCTTCAATGACGAGTTCGGCGACGTGTTCGGCTCGATCTACGCGTTTACCGCCGACGGCCTCACGCTGCGGCAACTGCGCGATTATGTGGAAGTGGCGCGGGCCGAAGTGCGCGAGGTGCCCAACATCGGCAAGGTCGAGCTGATCGGGACCCAGGACGAAGTGCTCTACCTGAACTTCTCCACCCGCAAGCTGGCCGCGCTTGGCATCGACCAGCGCCAGGCCATGCAGGCCCTGCAGCAGCAGAACGCGGTGACCCCGGCCGGGGTGATCGAGGCCGGGCCCGAGCGCATCTCGGTGCGCACCACCGGGCAGTTCGCCTCGGAGAAGGACCTGCAGACGGTGAACCTGCGTATCAACGATCGCTTCTTCCGCCTGGCCGACATCGCCGATATCGAGCGCGGCTATGTCGACCCGCCGTCGCCGATGTTCCGTTTCAATGGCCAGACGGCCATTGGCCTGGCGATCGGCATGAAGGCCGGCGCGAACATCGAGGTGTTCGGCGCCGCCCTGAAAGCGCGGATGGACAGCATCGTCCGCGACCTGCCGGTGGGGGTTGGCGTGCACAACGTGTCTGACCAGGCAGTGGTGGTCAAGCAGGCGGTCGGCGGCTTCACCAGCGCGCTGTTCGAAGCCGTGGTGATCGTGCTGGCGGTGAGCTTCGTCAGCCTGGGCATTCGCGCGGGGCTGGTGGTGGCCTGCTCGATTCCGCTGGTGCTGGCGATGGTGTTCGTGTTCATGGAGTACAGCGACATCACCATGCAGCGGATCTCGCTCGGTGCGCTGATTATCGCTTTGGGGTTGTTGGTGGACGACGCGATGATCACTGTCGAGGTGATGGTCACGCGCCTGGAGATGGGCGAGACCAAGGAGCAGGCGGCCACCTTCGCCTATACCTCCACGGCGTTCCCCATGCTCACCGGCACCCTGGTGACGGTGGCCGGCTTCGTGCCTATCGGCCTCAACGCCAGTTCCGCGGGCGAGTACACCTACACCCTGTTCGCGGTGATTGCCGTGGCCTTGCTGGTGTCCTGGGTGGTGGCGGTATTTTTTGCGCCGGTACTGGGCGTGCACATTCTCAGCAGCAGCAAGCTCAAGCCCCATGAGGCCGAGCCCGGGCGTGTCGGCCGGGCGTTCGAAGGCGGGCTGCTGTGGTGCATGCGCCACCGCTGGCTGACCATCATCGGCACGGTGCTGCTATTCGCCCTGTCGATCTTCAGCATGCGTTTCGTGCAGAACCAGTTCTTCCCGTCGTCGGACCGGCCGGAGATCCTGGTCGACCTGAACCTGCCGCAGAATGCCTCGATCGAGGAAACGCGCAAAGTCGTCGACCGCCTGGAGGCGCGGATCAAGGACGACCCGGACCTGGTGCACTGGAGCACCTACATCGGCCAGGGCGCGATCCGTTTCTACCTGCCCCTCGACCAGCAGTTGCAGAACCCGTACTACGCCCAGCTGGTGATCGTCAGCAAGGGTTTCGAGGAGCGCGAGGGCATGATGCAGCGCCTGCAGAAGCTGCTGCGTGAGGAGTTCGTCGGCATCGGTACCAACGTTCAGTCGCTGGAGATGGGGCCCCCGGTGGGCCGGCCGATCCAGTACCGGGTCAGCGGCAAGGATATCGACCAGGTGCGCAAGCACGCCATCGAACTGGCGACCCTGCTCGACAGCAACGAACACATCGGCGAGATGATCTACGACTGGAACGAGCCCGGTAAGGTGCTGCGCATCGAGATCGCTCAGGACAAGGCGCGCCAGCTGGGCCTGTCGTCCGAGGATGTGGCCAATGTGATGAACAGCATCGTCAGCGGCGTGCCGGTCACCCAGATCAACGACAACATCTACCTGGTCAATGTGGTGGCCCGCGCCGAAGACAGCGAACGCGGCTCGCCGGATACCTTGCAGAACCTGCAGATCGTCACGCCCAGCGGCGCCTCGATTCCTCTGTTGGCCTTCGCCACGGTGCGCTATGAGCAGGAGCAACCGCTGGTATGGCGTCGCGACCGCAAGCCGACCATCACCATCAAGGCCTCGGTGGTCGGTGATATCCAGCCCACCGACCTGGTAGCCGAACTCAAGCCCAGTATCGAAGGCTTTGCCAGCCAGCTGCCGGTGGGTTATGAGGTGGCCACCGGCGGTACGGTGGAGGAGAGCAGCAAGGCCCAGGGACCGATCGCCGACGTTATCCCGCTGATGCTGTTCCTGATGGCGACCTTCCTGATGATCCAGCTGCACAGCGTGCAGAAGCTGTTCCTGGTGGTCAGCGTCGCGCCCCTGGGGCTGATCGGCGTGGTGCTGGCGCTGGTGCCCACGGGTACGCCGATGGGCTTCGTGGCGATCCTCGGGATCCTCGCGCTGGCAGGGATCATCATTCGCAACTCGGTGATCCTGGTGACCCAGATCGACGAATTCGAAGAGCAGGGCTATACGCCGTGGGATGCGGTGGTGGAGGCGACCAACCACCGCCGCCGGCCGATCCTGCTGACGGCGGCGGCGGCGAGCCTGGGCATGATCCCGATCGCCCGGGAAGTGTTCTGGGGGCCGATGGCCTACGCCATGATCGGCGGCATCATCAGTGCAACGCTGCTGACGCTGCTGTTCCTGCCGGCGCTGTATGTGGCCTGGTACAAGATTCGCGAGCCCGAGGACAAAACCCCGCGACCGCATTGA
- a CDS encoding efflux RND transporter periplasmic adaptor subunit translates to MTVTRPLMVVCLGLLFMLTGCGKEEAAPVLPRVAVQQVQPTDFAARVTLTGDVQARVQTDLSFRVGGKIIARGVDVGDHVKANQVLARLDPKDLQNNVDSAKAEVFAEQARVTQASAAFVRQQKLLPKGYTSQSEYDSAEAALRSSQSALKAAQAQLANANEQLNYTALVSEADGVITARQAEVGQVVQATMPIFSLAVDGDRDAVFNVYESLLVKSPSDEGVVVSLLDNPAIKAEGRVREITPTVSAESGTVQVKVALRNVPAGMQLGSPVTATGNTQGRPSIELPWSALTKALKEPAVWVVGEGDKVELRKVQVARYLTGKVVIADGIKGGETVVVGGGQLLHPGMQVEKVSAKDGGAAP, encoded by the coding sequence ATGACGGTAACGCGTCCGCTGATGGTCGTTTGCCTGGGGCTGCTGTTCATGCTGACGGGCTGTGGTAAAGAGGAGGCCGCGCCGGTGTTGCCCCGGGTCGCGGTGCAACAGGTGCAGCCCACCGACTTCGCCGCCCGGGTCACCTTGACCGGAGACGTGCAGGCGCGGGTGCAGACCGACCTGTCGTTCCGCGTGGGCGGCAAGATCATCGCCCGCGGCGTCGATGTCGGCGACCACGTCAAGGCCAACCAGGTGCTGGCGCGCCTGGATCCGAAGGACCTGCAGAACAACGTCGACTCGGCCAAGGCCGAGGTGTTCGCCGAGCAGGCGCGGGTTACCCAGGCCAGCGCCGCGTTCGTGCGTCAGCAGAAGCTCCTGCCCAAGGGCTACACCAGCCAGAGCGAGTACGACTCCGCCGAAGCCGCGCTGCGCAGCAGCCAGAGCGCGCTCAAGGCCGCCCAGGCGCAGTTGGCCAACGCCAACGAACAGTTGAACTACACGGCGCTGGTGTCCGAAGCCGACGGGGTGATCACCGCGCGCCAGGCCGAAGTCGGCCAGGTGGTGCAGGCGACCATGCCGATCTTCAGCCTGGCGGTCGATGGCGACCGTGACGCGGTGTTCAATGTCTACGAATCGTTGCTGGTGAAGTCCCCCAGCGACGAGGGCGTTGTCGTCAGCCTCTTGGACAACCCGGCGATCAAGGCCGAGGGCCGGGTCCGCGAGATCACCCCGACGGTGTCCGCAGAGAGCGGCACGGTGCAGGTCAAGGTCGCGCTGCGCAACGTGCCGGCGGGCATGCAACTGGGGTCGCCGGTCACGGCCACTGGCAACACCCAGGGGCGGCCCAGCATCGAGCTGCCGTGGTCGGCCCTGACCAAGGCGCTGAAGGAGCCGGCGGTGTGGGTGGTGGGCGAGGGCGACAAGGTCGAATTGCGCAAGGTCCAGGTCGCGCGCTACCTCACCGGCAAGGTGGTGATCGCCGACGGTATCAAGGGCGGCGAGACCGTGGTGGTAGGCGGTGGGCAGCTGCTGCATCCGGGCATGCAGGTCGAGAAGGTCAGCGCCAAGGACGGAGGGGCCGCGCCATGA
- a CDS encoding sulfate ABC transporter substrate-binding protein produces the protein MSIRRYALAALASVVFAGSAIAKDYELLNVSYDPTRELYQQYNAEFIKHWQAAHPGDKVKIQQSHGGSGKQGRAVIDGLRADVVTLALAGDIDEIAKLGKTLPEDWQKRLPDASTPYTSTIVFLVRKGNPKGIKDWGDLIKKDVSVITPNPKTSGGARWNFLAAWAYGLKTGGSENKAKAYVQELFKHVPVLDTGARGSTITFVNNGQGDVLLAWENEAFLALKEDGGADKFEIVVPSLSILAEPPVAVVDKNAEKKGNEKIAEEYLKHLYSPAGQKIAAENFYRPRDAKVAAEFGQQFPKLDLVTIDKDFGGWKTAQPKFFNDGGVFDQIYQAQ, from the coding sequence ATGTCCATCCGCCGTTATGCGCTTGCCGCCCTGGCCAGTGTCGTTTTTGCCGGTTCCGCGATCGCCAAGGACTACGAACTGCTGAACGTGTCCTATGACCCGACCCGCGAGCTGTACCAGCAGTACAACGCCGAGTTCATCAAGCACTGGCAAGCCGCCCACCCGGGCGACAAGGTGAAGATCCAGCAGTCCCACGGTGGTTCGGGCAAGCAAGGGCGTGCGGTGATCGACGGCTTGCGCGCCGACGTGGTAACCCTGGCCCTGGCCGGTGACATCGACGAGATCGCCAAGCTCGGCAAGACCCTGCCGGAGGACTGGCAGAAGCGCCTGCCGGACGCCAGCACGCCGTACACCTCGACCATCGTGTTCCTGGTGCGCAAGGGCAATCCGAAAGGCATCAAGGACTGGGGCGACCTGATCAAGAAGGATGTCTCGGTCATCACCCCCAACCCGAAAACCTCCGGCGGCGCCCGCTGGAATTTCCTCGCCGCCTGGGCCTACGGCCTGAAGACCGGCGGCAGCGAAAACAAGGCCAAGGCTTACGTGCAGGAGCTGTTCAAGCACGTGCCGGTGCTCGATACCGGCGCCCGTGGCTCGACCATCACCTTCGTCAACAACGGCCAGGGCGATGTGCTGCTGGCCTGGGAAAACGAGGCCTTCCTGGCGTTGAAGGAAGACGGCGGCGCCGACAAGTTCGAGATCGTCGTGCCTTCGCTGTCGATCCTGGCCGAGCCACCGGTGGCGGTGGTCGACAAGAACGCCGAGAAGAAGGGCAACGAGAAGATCGCCGAGGAGTACCTCAAGCACCTGTACAGCCCGGCTGGCCAGAAGATCGCCGCAGAGAACTTCTACCGTCCGCGTGACGCCAAGGTCGCCGCCGAATTCGGCCAGCAGTTCCCGAAACTGGACCTGGTGACCATCGACAAGGACTTCGGTGGCTGGAAGACTGCGCAGCCGAAGTTCTTCAATGATGGTGGGGTGTTCGACCAGATCTATCAGGCACAGTAA
- a CDS encoding efflux RND transporter periplasmic adaptor subunit, with product MKRQLLILSASLMLGACGGDEAPPEAIRPVLSTLVEPQVQSQLGRFAGAIQARYESTLGFRVSGRIARRWLDVGARVSPGDTLATLDPTDQQNQLRAAEGDLAKVQAQWINAQANARRQQQLYDRGVGAQAQLDIAQTDLKTTGAALEQARSAVSQARDQLGYSTLRSDHAAVVTAWQAEAGQTVSAGQAVVTLARPDVKEAVIDLPIPLAEQLDKDLTFTVASQLDPGINTTATLRELEPQADATTRTRRARLTLTSTPDAFHLGTAVSVTLTSAVSPRSELPLTALLERDGKTQVWVVDPQQKTVATRDVALIERTADSIVLASGVQPGERVVTAGVNSLKPGQKVTFDEDAQ from the coding sequence ATGAAACGTCAGTTGCTGATACTGTCGGCCAGCCTGATGCTGGGCGCCTGCGGTGGCGATGAGGCGCCGCCTGAGGCGATCCGTCCGGTGCTCTCGACACTGGTCGAGCCGCAGGTACAGTCGCAGCTGGGCCGCTTTGCCGGCGCCATCCAGGCCCGCTATGAAAGCACTTTGGGTTTTCGGGTGTCCGGACGCATCGCCCGGCGCTGGCTGGATGTCGGCGCCCGGGTAAGCCCAGGCGACACCCTGGCGACCCTCGATCCGACCGACCAGCAAAACCAGCTGCGCGCCGCCGAAGGCGACCTGGCCAAGGTCCAGGCGCAATGGATCAACGCCCAGGCCAATGCCCGCCGCCAGCAGCAGCTGTACGACCGTGGCGTCGGCGCCCAGGCCCAGCTGGATATCGCCCAGACCGACCTGAAAACCACCGGCGCCGCGCTGGAGCAGGCACGCTCGGCGGTCAGCCAGGCCCGCGACCAGCTCGGCTACAGCACCCTGCGCAGTGATCATGCGGCGGTGGTCACCGCCTGGCAGGCCGAGGCGGGGCAGACCGTCAGCGCCGGTCAGGCGGTCGTCACCCTGGCCCGCCCGGACGTCAAGGAGGCGGTGATCGACCTGCCGATTCCGCTCGCCGAACAGCTGGACAAGGACCTCACCTTTACCGTCGCTTCGCAGCTCGACCCAGGCATCAACACCACCGCCACGCTGCGCGAGCTCGAGCCACAGGCTGACGCCACCACCCGTACCCGTCGCGCCCGATTGACCCTGACCAGCACGCCCGATGCCTTTCACCTGGGCACCGCGGTCAGCGTCACCCTGACCTCGGCGGTGAGCCCGCGCAGCGAGCTGCCGTTGACCGCGCTGCTCGAGCGGGACGGCAAGACCCAGGTGTGGGTGGTCGATCCGCAGCAGAAAACCGTGGCTACCCGCGATGTCGCGTTGATCGAACGTACCGCCGACAGCATCGTCCTTGCCTCCGGGGTGCAGCCCGGCGAGCGCGTGGTGACCGCTGGCGTGAACAGCCTCAAGCCCGGCCAGAAGGTCACCTTCGACGAGGACGCGCAATGA
- a CDS encoding ABC transporter permease subunit: MKRFSFSKLMLVLGLLFIYLPMLILVIYSFNASKLVTVWGGWSVKWYVGLLDNTQLMGSVMRSLEIACYTAVAAVALGTLAAFVLTRVTRFKGRTLFGGLVTAPLVMPEVITGLSLLLLFVAMAQMIGWPQERGIVTIWIAHTTFCAAYVAVVVSARLRELDLSIEEAAMDLGAKPWKVFFLITIPMIAPSLAAGGMMSFALSLDDLVLASFVSGPGSTTLPMEVFSAVRLGVKPEINAVASLILLSVSLVTFLVWYFSRQAEERRRRAIQQAIEEGAAANVSQPQVRRPAQATAQA, encoded by the coding sequence ATGAAACGCTTCAGTTTCTCCAAGCTGATGCTGGTGCTCGGCTTGCTGTTCATCTACCTGCCGATGCTGATCCTGGTGATCTACTCGTTCAACGCCTCGAAACTGGTGACGGTGTGGGGCGGCTGGTCGGTGAAGTGGTACGTCGGCCTGCTCGACAACACCCAGCTGATGGGTTCGGTGATGCGCTCGCTGGAGATCGCCTGCTACACGGCGGTCGCCGCCGTGGCGCTGGGCACCCTGGCGGCCTTCGTGCTGACCCGGGTCACCCGCTTCAAGGGCCGCACCCTGTTCGGTGGCCTGGTCACCGCGCCGCTGGTGATGCCCGAGGTGATCACCGGTCTGTCGCTGCTGCTGCTGTTCGTGGCCATGGCGCAGATGATCGGCTGGCCCCAGGAGCGGGGCATCGTCACCATCTGGATCGCCCACACCACGTTCTGCGCCGCCTATGTGGCGGTGGTGGTGTCGGCGCGCCTGCGCGAGCTGGACCTGTCCATCGAAGAGGCGGCCATGGACCTGGGCGCCAAGCCGTGGAAGGTGTTCTTCCTGATCACCATCCCGATGATCGCGCCGTCGCTGGCGGCGGGCGGCATGATGTCGTTCGCCCTGTCGCTGGATGACCTGGTGCTGGCCAGCTTCGTCTCCGGCCCGGGCTCGACCACCCTGCCGATGGAAGTGTTCTCGGCCGTGCGCCTGGGCGTGAAGCCGGAGATCAACGCCGTGGCCAGCCTGATCCTGCTGTCGGTGTCGCTGGTGACCTTCCTGGTCTGGTACTTCAGCCGCCAGGCCGAAGAGCGTCGCCGCCGGGCGATCCAGCAGGCCATCGAAGAGGGCGCCGCGGCGAACGTCTCGCAGCCGCAGGTGCGTCGTCCGGCCCAGGCCACCGCGCAGGCCTGA
- a CDS encoding AAA family ATPase: MLTTLAIANYRSINQLVMPLGQLNVITGANGSGKSNLYKALRLLAETARGGVVNALAAEGGLESTFWAGPEKLSRRMLNGELPVQGGPRQQARRLKMGFAGEDFGYAISLGLPEPSRSKFALDPQIKQETIWAGPLCRPASLLVQRNAGMVKARDGRQWQVLHQHMTEFDSLFDQVGSLQGSPEVPHLREQIRSWRFYDHFRTDAEAPARQSRLGTRTPVLHHDGRDLAAALQTIDEIGDLQALQDAVGDAFPGARLAVDAQPGGLFGLRLHQAGLLRPLSAAELSDGTLRYLLLVAALLTPRPPSMMVLNEPETSLHPDLLPALARLIRRAAQQCQVWVVSHAPRLVAALEEDADCNSIHLEKNLGQTGIVGQGMLDEPAWNWPDQG; encoded by the coding sequence ATGCTGACCACCCTGGCCATTGCCAACTACCGCTCGATCAACCAGCTGGTGATGCCGCTCGGGCAGCTCAACGTGATCACCGGTGCCAACGGCAGCGGCAAGTCCAACCTGTACAAAGCCTTGCGCCTGCTGGCCGAGACCGCCCGCGGCGGCGTGGTCAACGCGCTGGCAGCCGAGGGCGGGCTGGAGTCGACCTTCTGGGCCGGTCCCGAGAAACTCTCCCGGCGCATGCTCAACGGCGAGCTGCCGGTGCAAGGCGGGCCACGCCAGCAGGCCAGGCGCCTGAAGATGGGCTTCGCTGGCGAAGACTTCGGCTACGCGATCAGCCTCGGCCTGCCCGAACCCAGCCGGTCAAAGTTCGCCCTGGACCCGCAGATCAAGCAGGAGACGATCTGGGCAGGCCCCCTGTGCCGCCCCGCCAGCCTGCTGGTGCAGCGCAATGCAGGGATGGTCAAGGCCCGCGATGGGCGCCAATGGCAGGTGCTGCACCAGCACATGACCGAGTTCGACAGCCTGTTCGACCAGGTCGGCAGCCTCCAGGGCTCCCCCGAGGTGCCGCATCTGCGCGAGCAGATCCGCAGCTGGCGCTTCTATGACCATTTCCGTACCGATGCCGAGGCCCCTGCCCGGCAATCACGGCTGGGCACGCGCACGCCGGTGCTGCATCACGACGGCCGTGACCTCGCCGCCGCCCTGCAGACCATCGACGAGATCGGCGACCTGCAAGCCCTGCAGGACGCCGTGGGCGACGCCTTTCCCGGCGCCCGGCTCGCGGTCGATGCCCAGCCCGGCGGTCTGTTCGGCCTGCGCTTGCACCAGGCCGGACTGCTGCGGCCGCTGAGCGCCGCGGAGCTGTCCGACGGGACCCTGCGCTACCTGTTGCTGGTGGCGGCCCTGCTCACGCCGCGTCCGCCGAGCATGATGGTGCTCAACGAGCCGGAGACCAGCCTGCACCCGGACCTGCTGCCGGCACTGGCACGCCTGATCCGCCGCGCGGCCCAGCAATGTCAGGTATGGGTGGTATCGCACGCGCCCCGGCTGGTGGCGGCGCTGGAGGAGGATGCCGACTGCAATTCGATCCACCTGGAGAAAAACTTGGGGCAGACCGGTATCGTCGGACAAGGCATGCTGGATGAACCGGCCTGGAACTGGCCGGACCAGGGCTGA
- the oscA gene encoding sulfur starvation response protein OscA: MSASLRSIDGQDEATILREIQSALRDLRFGAVEITVHNAQVVQIERKEKFRLQQPGNKSG; encoded by the coding sequence ATGAGTGCATCCCTGCGCAGCATCGACGGTCAGGACGAAGCCACCATTCTGCGTGAAATCCAGAGCGCGCTGCGCGACCTGCGCTTCGGCGCGGTGGAGATCACCGTGCACAACGCCCAGGTGGTGCAGATCGAACGCAAGGAGAAGTTCCGCCTGCAGCAGCCCGGCAACAAGTCCGGCTGA